cgttggatGTTGGAAAATGAAGAATGAAGAAACGCCGGTTGCTTATTTAGTAGGCTCACGATTGACTAAGCAGTTATGCTCTTTTATCTTAATGCTGAAGATAACTACCCTATACTAGCTGTCTAcgtttacaatacaaaatctgaaaagaaaattaaaagaaaaagaaagagacGAATATGTGAAACTGGAAATAATTCAAGATTTTCATACATGTGTTTTATGCTTTCATGTATAGATACGTAATGAAAAGGCCTATGTATATAATGACAAACTGATTAATATTATTACAGCGTTGCCAGATTtcaatataaatgaaaataacaaaaaataataacaagtgttttcaacttttcatactttattgtttatgatttttagaaaaaatataccaATAATTCTAGAACAAAATTATCTGTTAAACAGTAGTTATTAAGgttattataacaattttttttaaaaatcataatctgtaattaaattaaatgctcAACAGGTGGcacaagttttcattttttattgcaaaatgcaaaattttgcaaatgGCGGCGACATTAAattctgttgatattatttgtgAGTAAACAAATCACGAAGAACACATCAAGAAACCCTGAGTCACTTATTCCTAAAGATTATTGTTcgcttttatacattttttaaacttgtgaGGAGCGTAAAGTTTTACTTAAAGTTCAAACTTGATGAAAAacaagttataaataaaaaaaatatataggtaTAATATACAAGAATTGACGTGTACAACCTTTTTCAAAGTCTATACAATTTTCACGTGCATATTattgagttaaaataaaaaatgtagttttgacCATTAAGTCGAagttaaccctagaaagataatcatacgtctcAGAGACGTAAGGCACTAATTAAGCGCGTTTAAAGATGACCattgatttttcattattttgtattttaataaattatttggcttatttaaagtaaaatgaatcaataattaagtacaaaagaagtaaattttgaacaaaatttataaaaaatctgaacCACCTTGAAATCAGaacgaacaaaattctttattttttaaagaaacctttgAGTTGACTTTGAGTCTTAATGTTTGGTAAATAAGTTCATTgagaaatacaatacaaaaaaaagggcACAAAAGTTTCACaaaagataatcatacgtctccCAGACGTATTACATAGTCATTACTGGCCCTAATGCATCTTAAGCGTGAATTTAAGAACCACCATGCAAGCTCTGACTTAGTCCTGAGCAAACATAAGAAACTAATGCAATACTGcttataattgaaaagatataacaatttttccccGCGCCATACGTCCCGCAGACGTAGATTATGTTTCTGGGTTAAcagaatatttgtataaaaagttAGACTTACTGTCACACAAATCAAAAAGTTTTGTCATTAGTAGACAAATATTTCGGAAGGGCTTTAATACGAATTGCAGGTACTATACTCCTccattctttttcttgttttcagattttttcGGGACTGAAGTAGGAATCAGCAGCATGTTTTCAGAACttatttgtcaacatttttgtatttttaaatttattccagTTCCTTGCAAATGAATGAAACGCGAACAATAGGCTGCAAATCGtccagaatttttaaattgtatgcatCATTATTGTTggaaacaaataattataaaattcatCTTAACATaacagaaaatacttttttccgtTACTTTGTAGGTAAAATATGAAAGATGAGGTTACAAGGCAAAATACTATTCATTTTACAGAGaaaaatcaatacattttttagttattatttaAGCCAATAACCCCATGATTTCTGgcaagaaacaatattttgatctttattaattccattaaataaatatcgacctatacaaaaatgtataacatGTCTATTTTAAACGATACCAAAGTcactaaaaatctgtttttgggTGAATATTCCTTAAtcgatttaagttttttaacaacCCTACTTTACAAATCCATTTACAACAAACAAACGAGAACAAACTAACACCTTAGCTTACTCTATCTACTGAGATTTAAGtagataattttttgaagtcttCGGGTTCTTGAATGAAGTTTAAacgaatatttcaaaaaaagactTGAGTAAACAAGCTAATACTTGAGTAAACAAGCTAATTTTTATGGACTAAAAGTgccttttaaaactttttgatatGTAGGCATTAACTTGTTTTATAAGTAAGCGTTCATTTTGTCAGCTAGATCACGAGGGTGATTTGGATTcgttttaattgtatttttttaaaatgaatattccTACTAATATGCTAAAATACCTGTTACGTTTTAAAcccaataacaaaataaaaaaattcctacgtaaaataaatattttcattctaCCTATATGCATCCTGTTTGGTGTATACGCAACTGATGCAACAATTCAACGGTGATTGAAATTTTTTGGGGAGTCCAAGTTGATGTTCCATTCACTCTTGTAATTTCAATACACAACAGATGGAtactttaatacaaaaatcgTACTTTTTACAAGgtatatattataattaaagCGTTAATAGAAGCGAGAAGAGTATTGAATTTCAATACATTATATATTGTACAacgttttcaaacatttttcctaaattgtatttgttttcttagaaGAACATGTGCATATCTTAAGTTTGTGTTCTGTAACTAACATCTGGCAATACTGTGAAGTGTTTTAATggtgaagacattttttttttattaattaggtATTCCTTGAAGTATTGGGAATGGGATCACAACCAAATACTTTAAAGAAAAGCACGCAACATTATCCTTAATTATTCACATAAAACTTGTATCTACTTTACACGTAAAATGATTcgacataattttttttcaatcttgaACAGTTGAACTCAGGAAATTTCATATGTATCTATCGGTTTTTTGGAAGGggtttaatattttcagttcctACGCATTTAATTTGTAATACATGATTGTTCACTCTCGTTGTATGTACTCATGTACATAAaggtgaattaatttttaagcaagaaaaaaaaacgaaagtcaCATTTTATGGAATGAATATCCAGATTGAAGAAATTAACATTTGCTTGAGAAGGGCGCTtgattttttctatttcaaaaaaatatgtatcacaagtgcaaaatattgaaataagtgtgggttatataaataaaagaagaaaaaacaatatttttattagaacTTTAATCTCACCgtttattatatttaacaaataaagcCTTGGAATTATATTTGTTGCActtcaaaccaaaaaaattagttttttttgcttacAGCactaacttaaaagaaattaattctaTGATTTGATGTATACGATATAACCTAACTTAACCATGATAAAATGATTTCGAAAATGGACAACGCAGCTATACACTATACGGAGTGGAAcacgattttttctttttgggtacgaaacaaaattaaaattagtattGTTGTCTCTTTTGCACTTGGGTTATTTGAAACaagattgaaatattttcattgcCACGTTTCAcacttattttacttttacaagAGAAGCATTATTGTAAGCCAACCATTAACGGCGGCTTAAGGCTTGATGCTAGTGTTTGGGTGCGTTTCTTGgcgcaaaataaataaatggcgCTCCTAGCTGCTaaataatgaatacaaattgtAGGTAGTGCTCGCACTTCAAGTTACATAGGTATTAAGTttgatttctgaaaaaaaaaatgtaaataagagAAAAAACCAAAATGCAGAAGATATCAATTTCTGCATTATAGGTAATTCGATAAATCCAGAAATCAAGATTATAGTAAGACGAAAATGTTTATCTTTATTTTAGAATCTATAATGTTGGCATAAGCtttatattttgtctttttatttaaatttgatgttaTGCTACACTTTTTAAGgtttgttacactttttttcaagaatttaatttacttttaattgttAGGTTCATGCAACTAATTGCAACATTTTTCTAACATAAGTCTGATACTTTTATGAATGTAAATGCGAATTAACAAGATAAAGAATTAAAAGTACCTTTTACCAAcgattttaagaaaactaaaaatttccTCCAAGATTTGTCTGGTGGGCGCTAAAAAGTACCTGGAATTGCTCGCTGTTGACGTTAACTCCGGGCAACAAAGTTGCAGggaacttatttttaaagtgtGTGCCAGACCTTATTCAAGAAATCATTGAAATAATTAACAGAAGAGATTAGAGAAAGTAACCattcattaattttgataaaacatttaaatctgTGCGTATCACGTATCTGTACGCATAAAACTATtacttagtttttaatttgtgttaaatTGAAATCATGCACGTCCCTATACAGAACAATAAATTTGCTGGCGTTACACCTCGCAAAGCattttccatgacaagaataagaataataaggaagttgtatatacaaaagttgaagtaaaaaaaaaactgcacaaGCTAATGGTGTTGTAGCCACTTAATGCCATCGTCGTATAATCTCGCGATGATAGTACTCTagattttacatacaaaaatggaGCATTAGgttaggcgcgcacatgcaacttttagtttcgaaactgtttggtttctaaactgagcactatagacttCCGAGCATATGCTTTCAGCCtttcgagcaactttttagcTTGTGTTTTGACACAAGCTAGAAGATCACCTCGAACCAATTCCAACTATAtcgttaaataatttatgtcaGTGCAATAGAGAAAAAATTTTAGGCAAGGTGAATAAATGTTTCGTGTGTATTGGTCAATTTCGTTGATTACTTTCGGAGTTACTTATGTGCGCGATGTTAGGGCAACTAACAAtcgaactatttggtttcgataaagggctcaactttccattaccgtagcacgaatttcgactcgcggttttttttattcgatagatatgtgcaaataaataataactatagcaattttagagcgaggaaacatttatttctatttttaattaatttttaaagttcacttttttacatacaaaacacacaaaaatggttgattttgacatttcttccctgttttttgttcagtgttgccatacttgtttttgttgttttgttggggatttctttgattttagtgctcaaatgcaaaaagtagtttgcatatacccaaactcgcacccaccccaaatcctatagttaccccaagcaggggggttgcagggtgACAGCATGCTCCCCCTTACATAcgtagctgttagtacgccatgctatcaattaaaaaaaaacttgttttaggctcaaaaatgcaatacaaaaaaagtagggttaagtcggaaaaagaaaatatttttttttatgacttaaagttgtttcctcgccctaatatttaaaacatgttctattgagacccctacctaactgtaaaaaaaaatcagaaggaaattcgtgctgcggtaatggaaagtcgcccccgAAAAAGTTCCAGGTGAGCACCTGGAAACATTTATTCACCTTGACTAAATTTTTCTCTCTCTTGcactttaagaaaattgttcaacgatttagttgaatTTGCGTGCAGTTACCTAAAATTCCTTGTGACACAAACTATGGAATTGGTTCGAGGTGATCGGATGCGCGCCTAGCCTAACACTTAGTTGCTAGAAACTTTGAAGTGCGAGTTTTCGACAAAGTAAGTTGCAACAAGCTACTTTCTAGGTTTTCTAGTTTTGTGTATGATTCTATTTTTTGTCGTTTATGTCAGCTGAAATCCTCTTTAActtatgaaattctttattatttcaatgtttcataaatgaagagaaaaaaatttcaacgAAAAGAAAAGTATTGATTCGTAGTAATCAGTTTTCTATATTGAAATCTACATTGACCACTTACCAAACGCAATTGCCATGTTTGCAAATCTAGTTTAAAAGAGTTAAAATTGCTTTTAGGAAAAGATGCTCAATTGGTGAGGATAAGTACCTTAAAGTTTCATTTTGTTGTAGACAGCAATGGTCACTGCACACAAATCAAACCAACTACATAGGTTGCGGGGAATCTAGTAACCCTCTGAGCACACTTTTAAATAGGACATTGACGTACTAGATATGGACTGCTAGTCGATTCATATTCCTATAGAAAAATCCCTCTGAAAAGTGATCTTAGCACTTTAGCTAAGCACCCTTCTTCTAGGTTTGGTGGGATagataattattaattttaaataaccaacCGTTTGTGAAACTGGTCAAAtctattatttataaagtttgtctaaatcaataaaatactaTTTCAGCTGAACCTACTGAAGACAGTAGCGTTATGAAATCGACATCTAGTAGGTCAATGACTAAAGAAGTCAATGGtattgaacaatattttaaaatgggcTTGTGGCCTTTTATTTAGTTCGGAGATTCTAGTCACGTGTAAGTTTCAGGctttaagtagtattcacatgagcgcgaccaacgaacgacgaatgaattacaaaatgtgaatttgtatacgtttgaagacattatttccacacaaatttttaacaaacttatagcaatatagtttctatttgatttatgaaacatacttttacttttcaatgtcatatataaataaatttaagaaaacaaatttattcgtcgcgaacaaaatttaaggttatacgaactgtcaaattttattcgcgttccacatcatccacactcgcaacgaataaaataatcgctcgtacttaacctaaaacaatcattcttgtttattcattcgcgacgaattaaaaactctcatgtgaaagaaatgtcaaaatcgacgaatattcgttcattcgttggtcgttggtcgtgctcatgtgaatagtgcttaaatCACATCAAGATTTAATTGCCCTTAGGATGGCACTGCTGTAAATATTCCAGATTCCACTATCCACATACAGAACTTTTTACCTTCCCGGTGGATGAAGGTTTGGTGGTGTTTGCGCGTTGTTTGTGGTGTGCCGAaaagcatgtttttttttgcataaactattcaattttcaaagcgtttgaaaaaaagtattttctatttatttaaaattttttatatatactcaATAAAGCCACAATCATGGTAATAATTTATGTGTGAATTTGCATCTATCAATTTTGTCTGTCGaagaaacaaatataataactcattttaaatacaaaattaaaaataacattattgaTTTTGCAGTCGAAAAGAATGTCGAGGTATCCTAGTGATCGTAAGGTTTATGTAGGTGATTTGGGAAATAATGCAAGAAAAAATGAATTGGAGTACGCATTTAGCACCTATGGCACTCTGAGGAGTGTTTGGATTGCAAGAAATCCGCCCGGTTTTGCTTTTGTGGAATTCGAGGATGCCCGAGATGCAGCTGATGCAGTTCGAGGTTTGGATGGACGAACGGTTTGTGGACGTCGAGCTCGAGTAGAACTATCCACCGGTAGATATGCCGGCGGCCGAAATGACAGGAAAGGATCCAAAAGTGGCGGACGTCCATTCCATCCGGACGATAAGTGCTACGAATGTGGAGGTAGAGGACACTACGCCCGCGACTGCCGCCGTTATGGACGAAGGCGCCGGTAAGTACAAATATGAATGAAAAACCAAAATATCCGGAACGTTCCAACTCTGTCCACAAAGCAAATGCTTAGGAATTAAATATGCCATCAATGTAATCGCTTACatatttgaaactttttcaGTACTATCCTTTAAAAATTCCAATCCTATTGTAAAGTTATACAGCCAAAATTTGCTTGCCATAGTTATGCATTCGATATTAGAATGTAGATGCAAAATCCGGTATGATGAACATTTGGTTTACGCTTTAGTTGCCTTAAAAGAGCTTTGGTATCTCATTAAATACCTTTATCCAAAATATCTGCAAACCCTTTGTTTCATAGTGATTTCTGTGTGGAACCACAAAATTGATATTGTTCTGATATGTTCCTAGATGATTCATGACGAAAGCCATATCCATTTGTTCAATATGTAATTGACATCTTCGGGATCTAAGTATTAACccaggaaaaaaaatgttcaaatttccTAGAGAACTAAAATACAAATAGGTATTTCAAGGTACGGGTTCATTAATTTTTCGGTTTCGGAAGTAGAGCTTAGTAACTTGAGTAATAATGGTTTTTAATGAGTTCGGTTTTCATTCATGTGAACATTGCGTTAAAACGTAGCCCCATTCAAAAAGTCAAATCACATAACCTTATTGCTGCGATCGCCGGTAAATCGATAAATTCAGTTCGTTGGACTGAGCGCGCACATTAAATGATGCTCTTCATGTGTACTCACTTTAATAGTAATGTTCAAATTTCAGCACTAGCAACTTAGAACCATGAAATGAGCCTTTATTCGATACGTTTAAACCTCTGCcttacttttcaaatattaaattaaaatattaacctGCTTAAGTGCCGTTACAATTCGTTTTTTGCTTACCTTTACCTTTGATTAAATAAGGCTCCGTTGAGTCGCTGATGATATTATTGTGTACGTATATTTTGTCCTAATTGTACATCATTGTTCTTGTAACCGAGTTTTCACTGTTTTCTTGATCTTGAAACAATTCGTACCACACATTTTTGATAGGGTCCAAATTCGAAGATTGCAGATGTGTAATTACGGAGTAACTACTCTCAAACAACATGCGCCTTGTGTTCTAGGCCCGTTgtcctaataaataaaaaaatgaagtacCGGTCTGTTAGGAACTAGTTGCTAATGACTTGAACcactcaaacattcctgtgtgcgaatactgttgtcagggataagGGGTTTCTTTAATTTCAAGTCGAATACgatcggctaatttgagaaagcatttttcatgacaagaattactcttggaggatttgccaattcctcgcaggaGGCAGTATGTGTGAAaaaacaggcagggattgaatccaagacttCTGACATGcaaccctaaaaaaaaatattctaatttaTAAAACTACTAAATCATTAATCCTTGTATTTTCAAGGATAAGAACTGAATATTAATAAAACtcaattaatataatatttcccTGATTGTAAAGCGAtgtttatacagatggatccaagataaatgagggagttggtagtggagTGTACTcaaaaaagcttaatctaagcatcttatTCCGCCTctctaatcattgtagcgtcttccaagcggacattttagcgatcaaagcgATCTCTCCTGGctaaaagaaaacgtgatatcaacttctgatatccgcatcttctctgacatcaaatctgctatcaaatcccttgacggtgtcttaACCAAATCTCTAACAGCCCtagattgtcgatcgtctcttatgcagatggcgcagcaatttaacattcacatatgttgggtgccgggccacagagacatcacgggaaattatAGAGCCAATAAaatcgctaaaaatggaaccttcacctgaaagggagaagataggtataccgatagctacatgtaaacttctgctaaaagaaacagctttcgCGATAGCAAACCCTAGGTggtacaatttaccaacatgcgcagccacaaaacttatatggcgtccactggacctaaagcgctctaaggaCTTGTTATCGCAAAGCATACTTCATATTAGCTCTCTAGTAGGTGTGCTTACGGGCCACTGTCtaataggcagacacgcaatatgactttggtgtagcctcaaatgacttctgcaggagatgtatggacgaggaaaaaatctctcaccttctctgcacttgccctgttCTTTCACTAATACGCAAACttatctgggagactactcttttgataatcccaatatactagctaaaaaggatatcatatatcttcttcgctttataagaAGCTCACAATGGGCCTTATCTTTTAACCTAACATAAAATGAGAATGGAAGGCTGAGGTATCAATAACACGAATTGTGTCCAACACAAAATTCAtacattttctaatttttgtttaactatatGAATGTTGAATTCAACGAAGTCATTCGTACTCGAGTTTCTCTCGAAATTTTGTTCTGTCTCCTGCCATAACTGTGTTTTAAAGACCACATTGAGGttatattgagttttttttacaacttctacattgtgtttttttattgtattttttggatagtagtatgaaaaacctgtacgtatgtttgaattgtgccgagatgggatgaggccatactaagtgtgattgtcataggttaggttaatacattttaagaagaagataggttactgctatacattttaaatacgaagttttttgtttttccttccttgACCAGAACGTAAATATTTTGTGGGTTGGAGACTCGTGAGCTACATATGCTTGTCCAtgggaaaaacaatttttatttttcaaatttacaccTGCAACTTTCAGCGTTTGCCCCTGAgatttattaattgttattgCAAATGCTGCTTTCAGAGGACACTGCACTCTTTTAAACTAAAACGGAAAATCGGTAGGTTTTATCGGAATGCgggaaattaaaacattttttccttttcttttccagtcatgattatagcttttataatatttcgtccTAGGTGAGTAATCTGTAGCCGTAGTGTCCGCGTGCGACCACCGCCCGTGCACTCGCCCCGTGCCTCAGCCGAAACAGAATTATCAGAAGTAGAAGACAGACCCAGTGAATTATTAACATGGCTCGTGTTTGGCGGTGAAAGGTttaggtttaaaattattatttttggaaattggcTTGAGGCTGGCGCGCGAAGCCCGAGTAATATACGTGTATGAAAATTTAACATGTTTGGCAACTTATTTCATAAGGGTTGGGAATGCATTGTTTTTccgtaatacaaattttatccaaatattattcaaatctttggtAATTTGGTAGTGAAAGCGATTAGATTCCccggaaattaatttttccaatggaaatgcgttgttttcccgaggtcaaaagtaactcatgtcctttcttaagtctcaaactatctccttaccaaatttcatttaaatctgttcagtagCAATGCGTCATTTTCCCGGAGTAAAAAGTAGCCTATGTCCTTTCTCGGCTATCAAAATATCGCTCAGGTTTCTCTGCAAATATATCTGCAAGCTATCGGCTGTTTTTTATTGTAACTTTTTCATTCACATGCTTGGGAATATTACTGTTACTTTTAAGTCTTTTGTCTTTTTAGAGATGAACAAATTAAACAGCTTTGCTATCTTAATGTCTTGCTTCTGATACGAATGCTACATACTACGTACTTGTATTCGTAGTTATTTCGTAAAACTCTTAACCACGCTTCCCATTGTTTATCTAGGGCCTTAAGGCCCTTATATTCGCATATTCTACCACTTATTCCACTATTATCCCAATTCTTAGtgaattaatttcttatatttgAACGATTAAAATGTTCATTAACATATAACTTCATTATTTGTGTATGTTGCCTTCAattatatttactttattttacatTCTAAGCTAATCTCtttttgctaggcagttcgccgccaattctactctgccagtgagtgttatgactccgcttgtacttgagcgagttagtgattctatgggaccaaccCTTTTTTCGCGCTCGTACTGTAGCAAGAGTCCTTACAGatttaaaaacacataaatcctatggtccggatggtatccccgcaattgttctgaagaggtgttcttcaacgctggcaaaaacactgcgtaagctttttcatctatcctactccttaggtctcgttccgagaggatggaaaactgcatttgtccagcccatccccaaaaaaggcgaatcttcctcaatctctaattaccgaccgattgcacttacgtctcttcttttcaaggtcatggaaacgctgattaattatcacctcaagaaatatctcgaagatcgaaagctttttaatgaccgacaatacggctttcgcagagaaagtaagattattgcacatgATATTTCAttagcatttgatagggtttggcatgagactctcttatcgaaaatgggtgTTTTCGGTTTtgatgaatccctccttcattggattagtaattacctttcgaatcgttcaattcaagttgtattggatggatttaagtccgaaaactacaaaataaatgctggtgtgccccagggctctgttctacctccaacactctttctcatttttattaatgatctcctgtctgcaacttctaatccaatacattgtttcgctgacgatagcactcttagcttttctcattcgttttcagattcacattcctcttct
This window of the Eupeodes corollae chromosome 3, idEupCoro1.1, whole genome shotgun sequence genome carries:
- the LOC129951919 gene encoding serine/arginine-rich splicing factor 7, giving the protein MSKRMSRYPSDRKVYVGDLGNNARKNELEYAFSTYGTLRSVWIARNPPGFAFVEFEDARDAADAVRGLDGRTVCGRRARVELSTGRYAGGRNDRKGSKSGGRPFHPDDKCYECGGRGHYARDCRRYGRRRRSRSKSRSRSYSRDQRTRSHTGSRSHSRSKSKSRSPKKDYRDERKPRSSRRSTENDHENGVRHNDDGRNGVARSPKRRYDSSCSPKRGHSRNRADSIDSKRSSSNSRRSHGARTKSRSPISKNHKD